Proteins found in one Pseudomonas sp. P8_241 genomic segment:
- a CDS encoding O-succinylhomoserine sulfhydrylase, producing the protein MSQDWDAGRLDSDLEGVAFDTLAVRAGQHRTPEGEHGDPMFFTSSYVFRTAADAAARFAGEVPGNVYSRYTNPTVRAFEERIAALESAEQAVATATGMAAIMAVVMSLCSAGDHVLVSRSVFGSTISLFEKYFKRFGIEVDYVALADLSGWDAAIKSNTKLLFVESPSNPLAELVDIAQLAKIAHAKGAMLVVDNCFCTPALQQPLKMGADIVVHSATKFIDGQGRCMGGVVAGRGEQMKEVVGFLRTAGPTLSPFNAWIFLKGLETLNLRMKAHCANAQQLAEWLEQQDGIEKVHYAGLKSHPQHELALRQQKGFGAVVSFEVKGGKEGAWRFIDATRLISITANLGDSKTTITHPSTTSHGRLAPQEREAAGIRDSLIRVAVGLEDVADLQADLARGLAAL; encoded by the coding sequence ATGAGTCAGGATTGGGATGCCGGTCGGTTGGACAGCGACCTCGAAGGCGTAGCGTTCGATACCCTGGCCGTACGTGCCGGTCAGCACCGTACGCCTGAAGGCGAGCACGGTGATCCGATGTTCTTCACCTCCAGCTACGTGTTTCGTACGGCTGCCGACGCTGCTGCGCGCTTCGCTGGCGAAGTGCCAGGCAACGTTTACTCGCGCTACACCAACCCGACCGTGCGCGCCTTTGAAGAGCGTATTGCTGCGCTGGAAAGCGCCGAGCAGGCCGTGGCTACCGCAACCGGCATGGCGGCCATCATGGCCGTGGTAATGAGCCTGTGCAGCGCCGGTGATCACGTACTGGTATCACGCAGCGTGTTCGGTTCGACCATCAGTCTGTTCGAAAAGTACTTCAAGCGTTTCGGCATTGAGGTCGATTATGTGGCCCTGGCGGACCTGTCCGGTTGGGATGCAGCAATCAAATCCAATACCAAGTTGCTGTTCGTCGAATCTCCATCCAACCCACTGGCCGAATTGGTGGACATCGCCCAGTTGGCGAAAATCGCTCACGCCAAAGGCGCGATGCTGGTGGTGGACAACTGCTTCTGCACACCTGCATTGCAGCAACCCTTGAAAATGGGCGCTGACATCGTCGTGCACTCGGCGACCAAGTTCATCGACGGTCAGGGTCGTTGCATGGGCGGCGTCGTGGCGGGTCGCGGCGAGCAGATGAAGGAGGTGGTCGGTTTCCTGCGCACTGCAGGGCCGACCCTGAGTCCGTTCAACGCCTGGATCTTCCTCAAGGGCCTGGAAACCCTGAACCTGCGGATGAAGGCGCATTGCGCCAACGCCCAGCAGCTGGCCGAATGGCTGGAGCAGCAGGACGGTATCGAGAAGGTCCATTACGCCGGCCTCAAGAGCCATCCGCAGCATGAGCTGGCCCTGCGTCAGCAGAAAGGCTTTGGTGCGGTGGTGAGTTTCGAGGTCAAGGGTGGCAAAGAGGGCGCCTGGCGCTTTATCGATGCCACTCGCCTGATTTCGATCACCGCCAACCTGGGCGACAGCAAAACCACCATTACGCACCCGAGCACTACGTCGCACGGGCGTCTGGCGCCGCAAGAGCGTGAAGCGGCAGGCATTCGTGACAGTCTGATCCGCGTCGCGGTGGGCCTTGAAGACGTGGCAGACCTGCAAGCCGATCTGGCGCGCGGTCTGGCCGCGCTGTGA
- a CDS encoding SDR family oxidoreductase: MIELSTPSTGANGRVALVTGAARGIGLGIAAWLISEGWQVVLTDLDRERGSKVAKVLGDNAWFIAMDVSNEGQVALGVAEVLGQFGRLDALVCNAAVADPHNITLESLDLAYWNRVLAVNLSGPMLLAKHCAPYLRAHSGAIVNLASTRAGQSEPDTEAYAASKGGLLALTHALAISLGPEIRVNAVSPGWIDARDPSARRAEPLTDADHAQHPAGRVGTVEDVAAMVAWLLSRNAGFVTGQEFVVDGGMTKKMIYSE, from the coding sequence GTGATCGAGTTGTCCACGCCGTCCACCGGCGCCAATGGTCGTGTCGCGCTGGTAACCGGTGCGGCGCGGGGCATAGGCCTGGGGATTGCCGCCTGGCTGATCAGCGAAGGCTGGCAAGTGGTGTTGACGGACCTGGATCGCGAGCGCGGTTCGAAAGTGGCGAAGGTGCTGGGCGATAACGCCTGGTTCATCGCCATGGATGTTTCGAACGAAGGGCAGGTGGCGCTCGGCGTTGCCGAGGTGTTGGGCCAGTTCGGGCGTCTTGATGCATTGGTCTGTAACGCCGCGGTTGCCGATCCGCACAACATCACTTTGGAAAGCCTTGATCTGGCCTACTGGAACCGTGTGCTGGCAGTGAACCTCAGTGGGCCGATGTTGCTGGCCAAGCACTGTGCGCCGTACCTGCGTGCTCACAGTGGGGCGATCGTCAACCTGGCCTCAACCCGCGCCGGGCAGTCGGAACCTGACACCGAGGCCTATGCGGCGAGCAAGGGCGGTTTACTTGCCCTGACTCATGCGCTCGCAATCAGCCTCGGCCCGGAAATTCGGGTCAACGCCGTCAGCCCTGGCTGGATCGATGCACGCGACCCTTCGGCACGCCGTGCCGAGCCACTGACTGATGCCGATCATGCCCAGCATCCGGCGGGCAGGGTGGGGACGGTTGAGGATGTGGCGGCGATGGTGGCGTGGTTGTTGTCCAGGAACGCAGGGTTCGTTACGGGCCAGGAGTTTGTGGTCGACGGCGGTATGACCAAGAAAATGATCTACAGCGAGTGA